From the Acidilutibacter cellobiosedens genome, one window contains:
- a CDS encoding M56 family metallopeptidase — MYFFLRNNNSIKKLGIGALFFCIFVIVIRLLIPFEFSFSNNLIFKRLLPKIVFPFRKPILKLNSHNICLLHIMGLIWLMGSIIQLSKAIIIYKNFTKVINKFPVVRNPEIQGALRKVLQNYSKPMSFKIIQANLVSTPMVLGIRKPWIVIPQIELSENEWYYIFSHEVAHYYHGDLLIKVIVEFLCIIYWWNPFIYMLRRQVSKVLEIHTDLTATKSMCESKRIEYLECLLKIAKHHTGKYVNKVVLNFDSENVSTLSQRFHIVLENSTQKEKFKLKNVFFMVMPVLLLVVLSFCFVFEPYSISPKDASDTVELTKENSYLVKNRDNTYDLYVNNKFFVTVNDVKNLPADLPIYKNIKEVQKDERN, encoded by the coding sequence ATGTACTTCTTTTTACGAAATAATAATTCAATCAAAAAACTTGGAATTGGTGCATTATTTTTCTGCATCTTTGTTATTGTTATCAGGCTGCTGATTCCTTTTGAATTTTCCTTTTCGAATAATTTAATTTTCAAACGTCTTCTTCCAAAAATTGTTTTTCCCTTTAGAAAACCAATATTAAAACTAAATAGTCATAATATCTGTCTTCTGCATATTATGGGTTTAATTTGGTTAATGGGATCAATCATCCAATTGAGTAAAGCAATAATCATTTATAAAAATTTTACAAAAGTGATAAATAAATTTCCTGTGGTAAGAAATCCAGAGATTCAAGGTGCTTTGCGGAAAGTACTTCAAAACTACAGTAAGCCGATGAGTTTTAAAATTATACAAGCTAATCTTGTCTCTACTCCCATGGTACTGGGTATACGGAAACCATGGATCGTTATTCCTCAAATAGAACTTTCGGAAAACGAATGGTACTACATTTTTAGCCACGAGGTAGCCCACTACTACCATGGCGATTTATTGATTAAAGTAATTGTTGAATTTTTATGTATTATATATTGGTGGAATCCTTTTATATATATGTTAAGGAGACAAGTATCCAAAGTACTTGAAATACATACGGATCTCACTGCCACAAAATCAATGTGTGAATCGAAACGAATTGAATATCTGGAATGTCTTCTAAAAATAGCAAAACATCATACTGGTAAATATGTGAATAAAGTGGTACTAAACTTTGACAGCGAAAACGTTTCTACTCTTTCTCAGCGATTTCACATAGTTTTGGAAAATTCCACACAAAAAGAAAAATTCAAATTGAAGAATGTCTTTTTTATGGTTATGCCGGTATTATTGTTGGTTGTTTTATCTTTTTGTTTTGTATTTGAACCTTATTCTATATCTCCTAAAGATGCTTCCGATACGGTTGAGCTTACAAAGGAAAATTCATATTTAGTTAAAAATCGAGACAATACTTATGATCTTTATGTCAATAATAAATTCTTTGTTACTGTCAATGATGTTAAAAATTTGCCTGCAGACTTACCCATATATAAAAATATAAAAGAGGTGCAAAAGGATGAAAGAAATTAG
- a CDS encoding BlaI/MecI/CopY family transcriptional regulator, whose product MPKQNNRFELTERELDILNILWSAEKPLLASDIPQIDNSISINTAQAVLRNLLKKKLIEVSDIVHSGTVLSRRYKPTISSHDFFLKQFVKQFQNLNKDIPTPTIVATLLEHEKNEEAVIEELEKMLEERKKRLKGGN is encoded by the coding sequence ATGCCAAAACAAAATAATCGTTTTGAATTAACTGAGAGAGAATTAGATATCTTGAATATTTTATGGTCTGCTGAAAAACCGTTGCTGGCCTCAGACATCCCCCAAATAGATAATTCCATAAGTATAAATACGGCTCAGGCTGTTTTAAGAAATCTGCTGAAAAAAAAGCTTATTGAGGTTTCCGATATTGTTCATAGCGGAACTGTTCTTTCCCGCAGATATAAACCGACTATAAGTTCACACGATTTTTTTCTTAAACAATTTGTCAAACAGTTTCAAAATTTAAATAAAGATATTCCCACGCCCACTATTGTTGCTACCTTGCTGGAGCACGAAAAAAACGAGGAAGCTGTTATAGAAGAGCTTGAAAAAATGCTTGAAGAAAGAAAAAAACGTCTGAAAGGAGGGAATTAA
- a CDS encoding radical SAM/SPASM domain-containing protein has translation MNLPKIAFSNYTRTIEYDNKVVIYNRKNGQWIRVSKEVYDIFKYAVNNKLNINELNNCIVNDEDKKFMTEVYNRLFNKKLVNNTFKSNNIKSISFELTNRCNLKCIHCCVDADINHRYELSTVQIKTLFDRVLPWNSDSIMLSGGEPMIRKDFIELLIYLRNKYSGEIILATNATLIDDENINFLVENVDKIDISIDGIDEKSCSQIRGKGVFKKVIKNIEKLKKVNYNNITLSMVVGDKNEDMEEKFIELNKSLGTHPVLRRFSPIGRGKYNDGYFLDDSGGKFFISKKYLSDDYSGPINICTCSAGSEEVIVRYNGDVYPCPSFMNENMLLGNLCSDDFADKLFTKNYDLLEDVIYKRFSECRDCKVNIFCWTCPGSLVDIKNIRNFSNRCDKLKPILFKRVWGEYLCQ, from the coding sequence ATGAACCTTCCAAAGATTGCTTTTAGTAATTATACACGCACTATTGAATATGATAATAAAGTTGTAATATATAATAGAAAAAATGGACAATGGATTAGGGTGTCGAAGGAAGTATATGATATATTTAAATATGCCGTAAATAATAAATTAAATATTAATGAATTAAATAACTGCATAGTAAATGATGAAGATAAAAAGTTTATGACAGAAGTCTATAACAGACTTTTTAATAAAAAGCTTGTTAATAATACTTTTAAATCTAATAATATTAAATCCATCAGTTTTGAACTGACTAATAGATGTAATTTGAAATGTATCCATTGTTGTGTAGATGCGGATATTAATCATAGATATGAACTCTCAACAGTACAGATAAAAACTCTTTTTGATAGGGTACTACCTTGGAACTCTGATTCAATAATGTTGAGTGGGGGAGAACCCATGATTAGAAAAGATTTTATAGAATTATTAATATATTTAAGAAATAAGTATAGCGGGGAAATAATATTAGCAACTAATGCAACATTAATCGATGATGAAAATATAAACTTTTTAGTAGAAAATGTTGATAAAATAGATATTAGTATCGACGGCATTGATGAAAAAAGCTGTTCACAAATTAGGGGTAAGGGTGTATTTAAAAAAGTTATAAAGAATATAGAAAAATTGAAAAAGGTGAACTATAATAATATAACTTTGTCGATGGTTGTAGGTGATAAAAATGAGGACATGGAAGAAAAGTTTATTGAATTAAACAAAAGTTTGGGGACTCATCCTGTGCTAAGGAGATTCTCCCCTATAGGTAGAGGGAAATATAATGATGGGTATTTTTTAGATGATAGTGGAGGAAAATTTTTTATATCTAAAAAGTATCTTTCCGACGATTATAGCGGCCCGATTAATATATGTACATGCAGTGCAGGGAGTGAAGAAGTTATCGTAAGATATAATGGGGATGTTTATCCTTGCCCTAGTTTTATGAACGAAAATATGTTATTAGGGAATTTATGTTCGGATGATTTTGCCGATAAATTATTTACCAAAAATTATGATTTGTTAGAGGATGTTATTTATAAAAGATTTTCGGAATGCCGAGATTGTAAAGTTAATATATTTTGTTGGACTTGTCCGGGAAGCTTGGTAGATATTAAAAATATTAGAAATTTTTCTAATAGGTGTGATAAATTAAAACCAATTTTATTTAAAAGAGTGTGGGGCGAATATTTATGTCAATAA
- a CDS encoding radical SAM/SPASM domain-containing protein, translating to MSITLWITNKCNMNCKYCYVGDEKSNFSMPKLIIDKSIEFIFKNFGKYKDNVNDYLMVRFHGGEPLIEFNLIEDIVKKINYRKKDKNFKFAITTNGTILDKDIILFLKNEIYDLTVSLDGNKKTQDTMRPFKDGNSSFEKVLKNAEILEREIGNIRIRMTYDSNTVYNLYDDIKFLIDEGFKYIVPASNNYDINWDEDDVECLKITIIKLREYIKARGTSNVHISLLEKPQYINKGKCNMGNKSINIYSNGDLYPCIASSGRKGFKMGNIFSGLDEDRRNKIIYESECERECACRGCSIYNYCDGSRCRIVNKLTTGDYFTPPAIHCAVENLKYSLNKYV from the coding sequence ATGTCAATAACGTTATGGATCACAAATAAATGTAATATGAATTGCAAGTATTGTTATGTAGGTGATGAAAAAAGTAATTTTTCTATGCCAAAACTAATTATTGATAAGTCGATTGAATTTATATTTAAAAATTTTGGTAAATATAAAGATAACGTGAATGATTATCTTATGGTAAGATTTCATGGAGGAGAACCATTAATTGAGTTTAATTTAATAGAAGATATAGTAAAAAAAATAAATTATAGAAAGAAAGATAAAAATTTTAAATTTGCGATAACTACAAATGGTACGATATTAGATAAAGATATAATTTTATTTTTAAAGAACGAAATATACGACTTAACGGTTAGTTTAGATGGGAACAAAAAAACGCAGGATACTATGAGGCCTTTTAAAGATGGCAATAGCAGTTTTGAAAAAGTTTTAAAAAATGCTGAAATTTTAGAAAGAGAAATCGGTAACATTAGAATTAGAATGACCTATGATTCAAATACTGTTTATAATCTTTATGATGATATTAAGTTTTTAATTGATGAAGGCTTTAAATATATTGTACCGGCCAGCAATAATTATGATATTAATTGGGATGAGGATGATGTGGAATGTTTGAAAATAACAATAATTAAGTTGAGAGAATATATAAAGGCAAGGGGAACATCAAATGTTCATATATCATTATTAGAAAAACCTCAATATATTAATAAAGGAAAATGTAATATGGGGAATAAAAGCATAAATATATATTCAAACGGAGATTTATATCCATGTATTGCTTCTTCCGGCAGGAAAGGGTTTAAAATGGGGAATATTTTTTCTGGTTTAGATGAAGATAGAAGAAATAAAATAATATATGAATCAGAATGTGAAAGAGAATGTGCATGCAGAGGCTGCAGTATATATAATTATTGTGACGGCTCAAGATGCAGAATAGTAAATAAACTGACTACAGGTGATTATTTTACTCCCCCGGCAATACATTGTGCAGTTGAAAATCTTAAATATAGTTTAAATAAATATGTATGA
- a CDS encoding ABC transporter permease, with protein MFKLSLKYIRYYKKRAFSILIGMILSVAVIVSITILNKSANQADVDRVKYDGGSYNTVFKNLDNTRMKKIKKDKSIKDRGFAGYYDSVALSDDFYLYVIRANTEYIKLGSSFDESSFIKEGRYPKNDNEIAVEEWVLNVLGEEPKAGSDVKLKLKDRNEEKMYKLVGILRDRPEFKRTMTLQVFLPIPYNYNFEGNTNVAMVTFKDENSINKSTALLSKKLNIKSDDIIKNMELIEVYKNLNNIDKNTVFSFFIILAVSFIVIYGIYSISILQRISEYGILLAVGSNKKQLIGITLCELFVLSAVSIPAGYLLGLIGSKLLSGLVGNVFTEGAVTIRKLVIPKEAFIIPVVVIVSVIFMITLAIYMTISKISPIEAIRKNLGREKVTRKKIHKKAAPMSNLSVYSVIIIRNILSNSKSFLMIVLSISIAGVLFVNASYLSFMERRQADNIADMIGYNSDYKINFVPGAKKTDGLSSEELEKIKSLKGVKNLSAIQTIYSRLLTSRVHISEPMYFEDINSKPYIKEIMNGMLVRNLKATDKSEEYILKNNMYGYDDKSLDKLKKYLVKGEIDVNKMKKENIAVIRIPNPINTANKNPYVANFKIGDKIRIAFSTKGTNSEEDWKVNYNDESYEYKEYTVGGIVNNLLDYDNYYTTDNSVDVVLSSDIFKRDTGIIQYKIISINKERGINHNVLNNKIKSVIEKKPGVILRDLDKEIENFNILNKNKQRFMNAIVMVLFIMGVFNIANNIKYNIASRMKEFGMLRAVGTTDEGLKGMFLREGFLYGAISSMAVVIFGVLVQYILYKKYLTIYINPVFKIQWREYFFIIIVNFIITILTTYLSSVNIRKTAVVNMIRNNE; from the coding sequence ATGTTTAAATTATCATTAAAATATATAAGGTATTATAAAAAAAGGGCTTTTTCTATTTTGATTGGGATGATTTTAAGTGTTGCTGTTATTGTAAGTATAACAATATTAAATAAAAGTGCCAATCAGGCAGATGTTGACCGTGTAAAATACGATGGAGGGAGTTATAATACTGTTTTTAAAAATTTAGACAATACAAGGATGAAAAAAATTAAAAAAGACAAGTCAATAAAAGACAGAGGATTTGCAGGGTACTATGATTCCGTTGCCTTAAGTGATGATTTTTATTTATATGTTATAAGAGCAAATACAGAATACATAAAATTAGGAAGTTCTTTCGATGAGAGTTCATTTATCAAAGAAGGAAGGTATCCTAAAAATGATAATGAAATTGCTGTTGAAGAGTGGGTTTTAAACGTACTTGGAGAAGAACCCAAGGCAGGCAGTGATGTAAAGCTTAAACTGAAAGACAGAAATGAAGAAAAGATGTATAAGTTAGTCGGTATATTAAGAGACAGGCCTGAATTTAAAAGGACAATGACACTTCAGGTATTTTTACCCATTCCTTATAATTATAATTTTGAGGGAAATACGAATGTGGCCATGGTAACTTTTAAGGATGAAAACAGCATAAATAAATCAACAGCCTTACTGTCCAAGAAACTAAATATTAAGAGTGATGACATAATAAAAAACATGGAATTAATAGAGGTTTACAAAAATTTAAATAATATTGACAAAAATACTGTTTTTTCGTTTTTTATAATATTAGCAGTTTCTTTTATAGTTATATACGGAATATACAGTATATCCATCCTTCAGAGGATATCGGAATACGGAATTTTATTGGCTGTAGGGAGTAACAAGAAACAGCTTATAGGAATAACATTATGTGAACTGTTTGTTTTAAGTGCCGTAAGTATTCCAGCAGGTTACTTGTTGGGATTAATCGGCTCAAAATTATTAAGCGGTTTAGTCGGAAATGTATTCACAGAAGGAGCCGTCACTATAAGGAAGCTTGTTATACCAAAGGAAGCCTTCATTATACCTGTGGTTGTTATAGTATCAGTTATATTTATGATTACTTTGGCAATATATATGACCATATCAAAGATATCACCCATAGAAGCCATAAGAAAAAATTTAGGCAGGGAAAAAGTTACAAGGAAGAAAATACATAAAAAAGCAGCTCCAATGAGTAATCTGTCCGTATATTCAGTTATAATTATAAGGAATATTCTTTCCAACAGCAAAAGCTTTTTGATGATTGTTTTGTCAATAAGTATTGCGGGAGTGTTGTTTGTAAACGCAAGCTATTTGAGCTTTATGGAAAGGAGACAGGCAGACAATATAGCAGACATGATAGGGTATAATTCGGACTATAAGATAAATTTTGTGCCCGGTGCAAAAAAAACGGATGGATTGAGCAGTGAAGAATTAGAAAAAATAAAATCCTTAAAGGGAGTAAAAAATTTATCAGCCATACAGACAATATATTCTAGACTGTTGACAAGCAGGGTACATATATCGGAGCCAATGTATTTTGAAGACATAAACAGTAAGCCTTATATAAAAGAAATAATGAACGGCATGTTAGTCAGAAATTTAAAAGCAACGGACAAATCAGAAGAATATATTTTGAAAAATAATATGTACGGATATGATGATAAATCCCTTGACAAACTGAAAAAATACTTGGTAAAAGGTGAGATTGACGTTAACAAGATGAAAAAAGAAAATATTGCTGTTATAAGGATACCAAATCCTATCAATACAGCAAATAAAAATCCTTATGTTGCAAACTTTAAAATAGGAGACAAAATAAGAATTGCCTTTTCAACCAAAGGAACGAACTCGGAAGAAGATTGGAAAGTCAATTATAATGATGAAAGCTATGAATATAAGGAATACACTGTGGGAGGGATAGTAAACAACCTTTTAGATTATGATAATTATTATACCACGGACAACAGTGTTGATGTTGTTTTATCTTCAGATATATTTAAAAGGGATACAGGAATAATCCAATATAAAATTATAAGTATCAACAAAGAAAGAGGAATAAATCACAATGTTTTAAACAACAAAATCAAATCGGTAATTGAGAAGAAACCGGGAGTTATTCTAAGAGATTTGGACAAAGAAATAGAAAACTTTAATATACTGAATAAAAATAAGCAGAGATTTATGAATGCAATTGTAATGGTACTGTTTATTATGGGAGTATTTAATATAGCAAACAACATTAAATACAATATAGCATCTCGAATGAAGGAATTTGGGATGCTGAGAGCTGTTGGCACTACAGATGAAGGCCTTAAGGGTATGTTTTTGAGGGAAGGTTTCTTATACGGCGCTATATCGAGTATGGCGGTAGTTATATTCGGGGTGCTTGTTCAGTATATCTTATATAAGAAATATTTAACTATATATATAAACCCTGTTTTTAAGATACAATGGAGGGAATATTTCTTTATTATTATTGTAAATTTTATAATAACAATTTTAACAACATATTTATCATCTGTGAATATAAGAAAAACGGCAGTAGTAAATATGATAAGAAATAATGAATAA
- a CDS encoding ABC transporter ATP-binding protein, producing MPILKTVNLNKIYGEDENRVYALKDINMRVDKGEFVAIIGPSGSGKSTLLHLLGGLDRPTEGTVEINGDDIYKFSEDMLAKYRRTNIGFVFQQYNLISVLDARENIELPIRLDKKIPDKEYIDKLINFLGLTERQEHFPNQLSGGQQQRVAIGRALAAKPSIILADEPTGNLDTKTTEEVMELLEMSSREFNQTLIVITHNTIIAKKAERVISIVDGEIQ from the coding sequence ATGCCTATATTAAAAACTGTAAACTTAAATAAGATTTACGGAGAAGATGAAAATAGAGTATATGCATTGAAGGATATAAATATGAGAGTAGATAAAGGAGAGTTTGTAGCAATAATAGGACCCAGCGGAAGCGGGAAATCGACGCTTCTTCATCTTCTGGGAGGTCTTGACAGACCAACGGAAGGTACCGTTGAAATAAACGGAGATGATATATATAAATTTTCGGAGGATATGCTGGCTAAATACAGAAGAACAAATATAGGGTTTGTATTTCAGCAGTACAATTTAATATCCGTATTAGATGCAAGAGAAAATATAGAGCTGCCAATAAGACTTGATAAAAAAATACCTGATAAAGAATATATAGATAAACTGATAAATTTTTTGGGACTCACTGAAAGACAAGAACATTTTCCAAATCAGCTTTCAGGAGGGCAGCAGCAGAGAGTAGCTATAGGAAGGGCGTTGGCAGCAAAGCCAAGTATAATACTTGCAGACGAACCTACGGGGAATTTGGATACAAAAACTACTGAAGAAGTAATGGAACTTCTTGAAATGTCCAGCAGAGAATTCAATCAAACGCTGATAGTTATAACTCACAATACCATTATAGCGAAGAAAGCAGAGAGAGTGATTTCCATAGTAGACGGAGAAATTCAATAG
- a CDS encoding S8 family serine peptidase, protein MKNKVKAVLMDTGVDKNHEYLKDNIIGGMSFSCDDEYITADDNYEDKNGHGTSCASVIKREFKDVEIFAVKVLDEKGRTNIQILEEALKYFLDKNFRLINLSLSVIENEEVEDLYGICGKLKEKGKIIVCSLANGFEKSYPASFDNVIGVKGFILEDENSFWYSKDKDIQCIMDNNPYMNCKPDNSYSLFRKYNSAFCIQERE, encoded by the coding sequence ATGAAAAATAAAGTAAAGGCAGTACTGATGGATACGGGAGTTGATAAAAATCACGAATATTTGAAAGATAATATAATAGGAGGAATGTCTTTTAGCTGTGATGATGAATATATAACGGCGGATGATAATTATGAAGATAAAAACGGCCACGGGACTTCCTGTGCCTCCGTTATAAAGAGAGAATTCAAGGATGTGGAAATATTTGCGGTGAAAGTCCTTGATGAAAAGGGAAGGACAAACATACAGATATTAGAAGAAGCCTTAAAGTATTTCTTGGATAAGAATTTCAGGCTTATAAATTTGAGCTTGTCGGTTATAGAAAATGAAGAAGTGGAAGACTTGTACGGAATATGCGGGAAGCTGAAAGAAAAAGGCAAGATAATTGTATGTTCCCTTGCAAACGGATTTGAAAAAAGTTATCCTGCTTCCTTTGATAATGTTATAGGTGTTAAGGGCTTTATATTGGAAGATGAAAACTCTTTCTGGTACAGCAAAGATAAAGATATCCAGTGCATCATGGACAATAACCCGTATATGAACTGCAAACCCGATAATTCTTACAGCCTGTTCAGAAAATACAACAGTGCATTTTGTATTCAAGAAAGAGAGTGA
- a CDS encoding ABC transporter permease gives MNQTIDVKLENRNERRQYKLVGIIEDIVRNKTAGVTEGIVGRSSEETNTNGLKAYVEFNENVNIMNSTNNLSKKIGLDKDHIYKNKMLIDVLNQTGKIDRNMLFFSILVSFVSAIVIYSIFNISMYQRIKDYGIIRAIGGSKAQIFKLILSELLIISSASIPIGILVGILSAKGLGSIFGKLFTEFEISNLKIIIPKEIILLAVVLVLILIIIISAWISSRVLKISPVEAISKNFKSNKKSTKSIFSVNVLSKFISFNKILSFKNIERDKKGALITVLSMTMGSILFMVSSYYGNIQQQQINEKLKIGKMYDDYKLVTNGNLDMNAGLSKDEVKKLKNLEGVREVVSYKTLYGRIFLDKDIIYQNFIEFLRDMNRKEEGTMIFIKKDEKSSKMVMVSTLWGLNDESLKNLDSKLLEGNVDLTRMKKKPVAILCTPFKGNRKIIDANVGDTIRVSFRKDGEPVKGFWTMEDEGEYVEQEFLIGGIITYDDFPTSDDYYSAYGLGADMIVSENIFDKLSGFKPYRIITVNKEKGYDNRGLEKKIISIARQGKGVTVRDFTTQRKEMNKYGETKMTFLYVISLVLFIISMFNIINNISYSLISRTGEFGMIRAVGLTNKEFRQMIRTEGIFYGMVSSIFSLIIGISIEHRLYEYHIWSIENPRFILQWKTYVLVVCVNILIGLLSTYIPSRKIKKLSIVESINAVE, from the coding sequence TTGAATCAAACTATAGATGTGAAACTGGAAAACAGAAACGAACGGAGACAGTACAAACTTGTTGGGATAATTGAAGATATAGTCCGAAACAAAACCGCAGGAGTAACTGAAGGCATAGTAGGTAGATCTTCTGAAGAAACGAATACAAATGGATTAAAAGCCTATGTAGAATTTAATGAAAATGTAAATATAATGAATTCTACAAATAATCTTTCAAAGAAAATAGGTTTAGATAAAGATCATATATATAAAAATAAAATGCTTATAGATGTATTAAATCAGACGGGAAAGATAGATAGAAATATGTTATTTTTTTCTATACTTGTATCTTTTGTATCTGCTATTGTAATATACAGCATTTTTAATATATCAATGTATCAGAGAATAAAAGATTATGGAATAATAAGGGCAATCGGAGGAAGTAAGGCTCAGATATTTAAGCTTATACTGTCAGAATTGTTGATAATATCTTCAGCAAGTATACCAATTGGTATATTGGTAGGAATTTTAAGTGCCAAGGGACTCGGCTCGATATTTGGAAAGTTGTTTACCGAATTTGAAATAAGTAACCTTAAAATAATTATACCAAAAGAGATAATATTATTGGCAGTAGTACTTGTATTGATTTTAATAATTATTATATCTGCGTGGATATCATCAAGAGTATTAAAGATATCACCAGTAGAAGCCATATCTAAAAATTTTAAAAGTAATAAGAAAAGCACAAAATCAATTTTCTCTGTGAATGTACTGTCTAAATTTATATCATTTAATAAAATACTTTCATTTAAAAACATAGAAAGGGATAAAAAAGGCGCTTTAATAACCGTATTATCTATGACAATGGGAAGCATTCTTTTTATGGTTTCAAGTTATTATGGAAATATACAACAACAGCAAATAAATGAAAAATTAAAAATAGGGAAAATGTATGATGATTATAAATTAGTTACAAATGGCAATCTTGATATGAATGCCGGACTTAGCAAAGATGAGGTAAAAAAGCTGAAAAATTTGGAGGGAGTAAGAGAAGTAGTTTCCTACAAGACATTATACGGAAGAATATTTTTAGACAAAGATATTATTTACCAGAATTTTATAGAGTTTTTAAGGGACATGAACAGAAAAGAGGAAGGTACTATGATATTTATAAAAAAAGATGAAAAAAGTTCCAAAATGGTAATGGTAAGTACTTTGTGGGGACTTAATGATGAGTCTTTAAAAAATCTTGACTCGAAATTATTGGAAGGAAATGTTGATTTAACCAGGATGAAGAAAAAACCTGTTGCCATACTGTGTACCCCTTTTAAGGGAAATAGAAAGATAATAGATGCAAATGTTGGAGATACCATAAGAGTTTCTTTCAGAAAAGACGGAGAGCCAGTAAAAGGATTTTGGACTATGGAAGATGAAGGAGAATATGTGGAACAAGAATTTTTAATAGGAGGGATAATTACTTATGATGATTTTCCCACTTCTGATGACTATTATTCAGCTTATGGGTTAGGAGCAGATATGATTGTGTCAGAGAATATTTTTGATAAGCTAAGCGGATTTAAACCTTATAGAATAATAACAGTAAATAAGGAGAAAGGTTATGACAATAGAGGGCTTGAAAAGAAAATTATTAGTATAGCAAGGCAAGGAAAAGGAGTTACGGTAAGGGATTTTACTACTCAGAGAAAAGAAATGAATAAATATGGAGAAACGAAAATGACATTTTTATATGTTATATCATTGGTGCTGTTTATAATAAGCATGTTTAATATAATAAATAACATAAGCTATAGTCTGATATCAAGGACAGGAGAATTCGGAATGATAAGAGCTGTAGGGCTTACAAATAAAGAATTCAGACAGATGATAAGAACGGAAGGGATATTCTATGGAATGGTTTCAAGTATATTTTCACTAATAATAGGGATATCTATAGAGCATAGACTTTATGAGTATCATATATGGTCAATTGAAAACCCGAGATTTATTTTACAGTGGAAGACTTATGTTTTAGTAGTATGTGTAAATATACTTATAGGATTGTTATCTACTTATATTCCATCAAGAAAGATAAAAAAATTATCAATAGTCGAATCTATAAATGCTGTGGAGTAG
- a CDS encoding ankyrin repeat domain-containing protein, with protein MKKKTGAYITFAAIILAAMLFDFSGKGFSLRQDSTVTEIGSYTIDQLTKAVQENDVNLVNKIIKSKSVDINGKDSEDKYPIETVLVMGNCDMAKILLEAGADPYVTTSDGRTVYDIVMKGDNKYLKEIFREYKK; from the coding sequence ATGAAAAAAAAGACAGGAGCTTATATTACTTTTGCTGCAATTATATTGGCTGCTATGCTATTTGATTTTAGTGGTAAGGGTTTTTCTTTGAGACAAGATAGTACAGTTACAGAAATTGGTTCGTATACTATAGACCAACTGACAAAAGCAGTACAAGAAAATGACGTGAATCTTGTAAACAAAATAATAAAGAGTAAATCCGTAGATATTAACGGAAAGGATTCGGAGGACAAATATCCTATAGAAACGGTACTTGTAATGGGCAACTGTGATATGGCAAAGATTTTATTGGAAGCAGGAGCCGATCCCTATGTTACAACTTCCGACGGAAGAACAGTATATGACATTGTAATGAAAGGAGATAATAAATATTTAAAGGAAATTTTTAGGGAATATAAAAAATAG